A stretch of the Nematostella vectensis chromosome 1, jaNemVect1.1, whole genome shotgun sequence genome encodes the following:
- the LOC116610250 gene encoding uncharacterized protein LOC116610250 isoform X4 yields the protein MKPKLLIVCAVLAVLSGGVHSRALNGKFSQGVDASSISPSPAVQVPTPFGIDPTPTVKYPQATRTAEVPSQLDGNVIADKPTDRFQHGDNHVNPNDVDKSFHRRDVEELPDWIDDESSGEDFPSSDASILSENLATDEGYDSEYDEESSTHLPRMDMDQPDTVLPDYSSADDVDGSTAQDDDQSVEDDQFQEGDQFLDDVQPLDDDQSLEDEQFPEEDQSLNNDQFHEENQEDGTDDEGFDSGDEEDSLTSEEEEADEQPATSLPTIITELVNKYVYGGDNNVDEFSEEQATSFPTRITEMFSEYLNLGRKTDSSNAGKEDLGQEEETIPFPTRVANLVNKYLKSGVETEDRPTRVTEIMNSLYRGRNKPDSSNNDHKRAPATAFPTRVKELLNEYLYSGGNRGKSLDGENQGTVREEQATAFPTRVTELFNKYLYTGRDDSLDAGGEEQTTMFPTRVTEVVNKFFYPGESPTQATKGYAFPTIVTKLYNNVHKFFKGFSRDLSQVKNSEVNPKFRHRLQKRDLDISQGIPGEELHSATLSSEEQWKHAKKGESIRPSDEQLPSIGGGLDPSFGSSHHEFRRSLNMDDLSEGRAGSSRTGSEGVMDDLDSTMSNVENNIREAPLGTSEARGNAGKHIEAKPHKKYDRIINGKKKRFGLLPTEENFIFNEDGSVTPKPGYSLGEKGYVGDISKLPGMDSDEHFQIDVDDEELEELDEQLYEGIRSYTDPGAYSGTSPKMSSEEQWKRAKKGESIRPSDEQLPSIGGGLDPSFGSSHHEFRRSLNMDDLSEGRAGSSRTGSEGVMDDLDSTMSNVENNIKEAPLGTSESTARGGKKYDRIINGKKKRFGLLPTEENFIFNEDGSVTPKPGYSLGKKGYVGDISKLPGMDSDEHFQIDVDDDEPDELDEYIPGHISPSSDEQWKRAKKGESIRPSDEQLPSIGGGLDPSFGSSHHEFRRSLSSDNLSERRAGSSRTGSEGVIDDPDSTMSTVENNIKEAPSVTARSTARGGKNYDRIINGKKKRFGLLPTEENFIFNEDGSVTPKPGYSLGKKGYVGDISKLPGMDSDEHFQIDIDDDELDELEDRSEGRAGSSRTGSEGVINDLESTMSNVENNIREAPLGTSDARSNAGKHMEGEII from the exons GTGCCTACTCCATTTGGGATTGACCCTACACCAACTGTCAAGTACCCGCAGGCCACACGTACTGCGGAAGTCCCTTCTCAGTTGGATGGTAATGTGATAGCGGATAAGCCAACAGACAGATTCCAGCATGGTGATAACCATGTGAATCCCAATGATGTTGATAAGTCATTTCACAGGAGAGATGTTGAGGAATTGCCTGACTGGATCG ATGATGAGTCCAGTGGAGAAGACTTTCCATCTTCTGATGCTTCGATCCTGTCCGAAAATCTCGCAACAGATGAAGGTTATGACTCTGAATACGATGAAGAGTCTAGCACCCATCTTCCGCGTATGGACATGGACCAGCCAGATACTGTGCTTCCTGACTATTCCTCGGCTGATGACGTTGATGGTTCGACAGCCCAAGACGATGACCAGTCCGTGGAAGATGACCAGTTCCAGGAAGGTGATCAATTCCTAGATGATGTCCAACCCCTAGATGATGACCAATCCCTTGAAGATGAACAATTCCCGGAGGAAGACCAGTCACTCAACAATGATCAATTCCATGAGGAAAACCAGGAAGATGGGACGGACGATGAAGGCTTTGACTCAGGTGATGAAGAGGACAGCTTGACTTCTGAAGAAGAGGAAGCCGACGAGCAACCAGCAACATCATTGCCTACCATCATCACTGAACTTGTCAACAAGTACGTCTATGGCGGAGACAATAACGTCGATGAGTTCAGCGAGGAGCAAGCCACATCGTTTCCCACCAGAATCACGGAAATGTTCAGCGAGTACTTGAACCTGGGAAGAAAGACTGATTCCTCAAATGCCGGTAAAGAAGATCTTGGCCAAGAGGAAGAGACCATCCCATTCCCTACCAGAGTTGCTAACCTGGTCAATAAGTACTTGAAAAGTGGAGTCGAGACAGAGGATCGTCCAACCAGAGTTACGGAGATTATGAACAGTCTTTACCGCGGTCGCAATAAACCAGACTCCTCGAATAATGATCACAAGAGAGCACCAGCCACGGCTTTTCCTACCAGAGTGAAAGAACTTCTCAACGAGTACCTGTACAGTGGAGGGAATAGAGGCAAGTCGCTGGACGGTGAAAACCAGGGGACTGTGCGAGAAGAACAAGCAACGGCTTTCCCTACCAGGGTAACAGAGCTGTTCAACAAGTACCTCTACACAGGAAGAGATGATTCACTCGATGCTGGTGGCGAAGAACAGACCACCATGTTCCCAACCAGGGTAACTGAAGTGGTCAATAAGTTCTTCTATCCTGGAGAGTCACCCACCCAAGCAACGAAGGGCTACGCATTCCCCACAATCGTCACCAAGTTATACAACAACGTCCACAAGTTCTTTAAGGGGTTCTCGCGGGATCTATCACAAGTGAAGAATTCTGAAGTAAACCCTAAATTCAGGCACCGCCTTCAGAAACGTGATCTGGACATATCTCAAGGTATTCCTGGAGAGGAACTTCACAGTGCCACTTTGTCTTCTGAGGAACAATGGAAACACGCCAAGAAGGGGGAGAGCATTCGTCCAAGCGACGAACAACTTCCGAGTATTGGTGGCGGGCTTGATCCATCCTTCGGTTCAAGTCACCACGAG TTCCGCAGAAGTCTTAACATGGACGATCTGAGCGAGGGACGCGCTGGCTCTTCACGTACGGGATCTGAAGGGGTTATGGACGATCTAGACTCCACAATGTCGAATGTCGAGAATAACATCAGGGAAGCTCCCCTCGGGACGTCTGAAGCAAGGGGCAATGCTGGTAAACATATTGAAG CCAAACCGCATAAAAAGTATGATCGAATCATCAACGGTAAAAAGAAGCGATTTGGTCTCTTGCCAACTGAGGAGAACTTCATCTTTAACGAGGATGGCTCTGTCACTCCGAAGCCCGGCTACTCCCTCGGGGAAAAAGGCTACGTCGGCGATATCTCCAAGCTCCCTGGAATGGACAGTGACGAACATTTTCAGATCGACGTCGATGATGAAGAGCTTGAAGAGCTAGACGAACAACTATACGAGGGTATTCGTAGCTATACTGACCCTGGAGCGTATAGTGGCACCTCGCCTAAAATGTCTTCTGAGGAACAATGGAAACGCGCCAAGAAGGGGGAGAGCATTCGTCCAAGCGACGAACAACTTCCGAGTATTGGTGGCGGGCTTGATCCATCCTTCGGTTCAAGTCACCACGAGTTCCGCAGAAGTCTTAACATGGACGATCTGAGCGAGGGACGCGCTGGCTCTTCACGTACGGGATCTGAAGGGGTTATGGACGATCTAGACTCCACAATGTCGAATGTCGAGAATAACATCAAGGAAGCTCCCCTCGGGACGTCTGAGTCAACTG CGAGAGGAGGGAAAAAGTATGACCGCATCATCAACGGTAAAAAGAAGCGATTTGGTCTCTTGCCAACTGAGGAGAACTTCATCTTTAATGAGGATGGCTCTGTCACTCCAAAGCCCGGCTACTCCCTCGGGAAAAAAGGCTACGTCGGCGACATCTCCAAGCTCCCTGGAATGGACAGTGACGAACATTTTCAGATCGACGTCGATGATGATGAGCCAGACGAGCTAGATGAATATATCCCTGGTCACATATCACCGTCTTCTGATGAACAATGGAAACGCGCCAAGAAGGGGGAGAGCATTCGTCCAAGCGACGAACAACTTCCGAGTATTGGTGGCGGGCTTGATCCATCCTTCGGTTCAAGTCACCACGAGTTCCGCAGAAGTCTGTCCAGCGACAACCTAAGCGAGAGACGCGCTGGCTCTTCACGTACGGGATCTGAAGGAGTTATCGACGATCCTGACTCCACAATGTCGACCGTTGAGAATAACATCAAGGAAGCTCCCTCCGTGACGGCTCGTTCAACTG CGAGAGGAGGGAAAAATTATGATCGGATCATCAACGGTAAAAAGAAGCGATTTGGTCTCTTGCCAACTGAGGAGAACTTCATCTTTAATGAGGATGGCTCTGTCACTCCGAAGCCCGGCTACTCCCTCGGGAAAAAAGGCTACGTCGGCGACATCTCCAAGCTCCCTGGAATGGACAGTGACGAACATTTTCAGATCGACATCGATGATGATGAGCTAGACGAGTTAGAAGACCGGAGTGAGGGACGCGCTGGCTCTTCACGTACGGGATCTGAAGGGGTTATCAACGATCTAGAATCCACAATGTCGAATGTCGAGAATAACATCAGGGAAGCTCCCCTCGGGACGTCTGACGCAAGGAGCAATGCTGGTAAACATATGGAAGGTGAGATTATCTAA
- the LOC116610250 gene encoding uncharacterized protein LOC116610250 isoform X1: MKPKLLIVCAVLAVLSGGVHSRALNGKFSQGVDASSISPSPAVQVPTPFGIDPTPTVKYPQATRTAEVPSQLDGNVIADKPTDRFQHGDNHVNPNDVDKSFHRRDVEELPDWIDDESSGEDFPSSDASILSENLATDEGYDSEYDEESSTHLPRMDMDQPDTVLPDYSSADDVDGSTAQDDDQSVEDDQFQEGDQFLDDVQPLDDDQSLEDEQFPEEDQSLNNDQFHEENQEDGTDDEGFDSGDEEDSLTSEEEEADEQPATSLPTIITELVNKYVYGGDNNVDEFSEEQATSFPTRITEMFSEYLNLGRKTDSSNAGKEDLGQEEETIPFPTRVANLVNKYLKSGVETEDRPTRVTEIMNSLYRGRNKPDSSNNDHKRAPATAFPTRVKELLNEYLYSGGNRGKSLDGENQGTVREEQATAFPTRVTELFNKYLYTGRDDSLDAGGEEQTTMFPTRVTEVVNKFFYPGESPTQATKGYAFPTIVTKLYNNVHKFFKGFSRDLSQVKNSEVNPKFRHRLQKRDLDISQGIPGEELHSATLSSEEQWKHAKKGESIRPSDEQLPSIGGGLDPSFGSSHHEFRRSLMGDDLGERRSGSSLTGSEGGIDELHSSVSTVEDTIREAPIGTSDARGYAGKHMEAKPHKKYDRIINGKKKRFGLLPTEENFIFNEDGSVTPKPGYSLGKKGYVGDISKLPGMDSDEHFQIDVDDDEPDELDEYIPGHISPSSEEQWKRAKKGESIRPSDEQLPSIGGGLDPSFGSSHREFRRSLNMDDLSEGRAGSSRTGSEGVMDDLDSTMSNVENNIREAPLGTSEARGNAGKHIEAKPHKKYDRIINGKKKRFGLLPTEENFIFNEDGSVTPKPGYSLGEKGYVGDISKLPGMDSDEHFQIDVDDEELEELDEQLYEGIRSYTDPGAYSGTSPKMSSEEQWKRAKKGESIRPSDEQLPSIGGGLDPSFGSSHHEFRRSLNMDDLSEGRAGSSRTGSEGVMDDLDSTMSNVENNIKEAPLGTSESTARGGKKYDRIINGKKKRFGLLPTEENFIFNEDGSVTPKPGYSLGKKGYVGDISKLPGMDSDEHFQIDVDDDEPDELDEYIPGHISPSSDEQWKRAKKGESIRPSDEQLPSIGGGLDPSFGSSHHEFRRSLSSDNLSERRAGSSRTGSEGVIDDPDSTMSTVENNIKEAPSVTARSTARGGKNYDRIINGKKKRFGLLPTEENFIFNEDGSVTPKPGYSLGKKGYVGDISKLPGMDSDEHFQIDIDDDELDELEDRSEGRAGSSRTGSEGVINDLESTMSNVENNIREAPLGTSDARSNAGKHMEGEII; this comes from the exons GTGCCTACTCCATTTGGGATTGACCCTACACCAACTGTCAAGTACCCGCAGGCCACACGTACTGCGGAAGTCCCTTCTCAGTTGGATGGTAATGTGATAGCGGATAAGCCAACAGACAGATTCCAGCATGGTGATAACCATGTGAATCCCAATGATGTTGATAAGTCATTTCACAGGAGAGATGTTGAGGAATTGCCTGACTGGATCG ATGATGAGTCCAGTGGAGAAGACTTTCCATCTTCTGATGCTTCGATCCTGTCCGAAAATCTCGCAACAGATGAAGGTTATGACTCTGAATACGATGAAGAGTCTAGCACCCATCTTCCGCGTATGGACATGGACCAGCCAGATACTGTGCTTCCTGACTATTCCTCGGCTGATGACGTTGATGGTTCGACAGCCCAAGACGATGACCAGTCCGTGGAAGATGACCAGTTCCAGGAAGGTGATCAATTCCTAGATGATGTCCAACCCCTAGATGATGACCAATCCCTTGAAGATGAACAATTCCCGGAGGAAGACCAGTCACTCAACAATGATCAATTCCATGAGGAAAACCAGGAAGATGGGACGGACGATGAAGGCTTTGACTCAGGTGATGAAGAGGACAGCTTGACTTCTGAAGAAGAGGAAGCCGACGAGCAACCAGCAACATCATTGCCTACCATCATCACTGAACTTGTCAACAAGTACGTCTATGGCGGAGACAATAACGTCGATGAGTTCAGCGAGGAGCAAGCCACATCGTTTCCCACCAGAATCACGGAAATGTTCAGCGAGTACTTGAACCTGGGAAGAAAGACTGATTCCTCAAATGCCGGTAAAGAAGATCTTGGCCAAGAGGAAGAGACCATCCCATTCCCTACCAGAGTTGCTAACCTGGTCAATAAGTACTTGAAAAGTGGAGTCGAGACAGAGGATCGTCCAACCAGAGTTACGGAGATTATGAACAGTCTTTACCGCGGTCGCAATAAACCAGACTCCTCGAATAATGATCACAAGAGAGCACCAGCCACGGCTTTTCCTACCAGAGTGAAAGAACTTCTCAACGAGTACCTGTACAGTGGAGGGAATAGAGGCAAGTCGCTGGACGGTGAAAACCAGGGGACTGTGCGAGAAGAACAAGCAACGGCTTTCCCTACCAGGGTAACAGAGCTGTTCAACAAGTACCTCTACACAGGAAGAGATGATTCACTCGATGCTGGTGGCGAAGAACAGACCACCATGTTCCCAACCAGGGTAACTGAAGTGGTCAATAAGTTCTTCTATCCTGGAGAGTCACCCACCCAAGCAACGAAGGGCTACGCATTCCCCACAATCGTCACCAAGTTATACAACAACGTCCACAAGTTCTTTAAGGGGTTCTCGCGGGATCTATCACAAGTGAAGAATTCTGAAGTAAACCCTAAATTCAGGCACCGCCTTCAGAAACGTGATCTGGACATATCTCAAGGTATTCCTGGAGAGGAACTTCACAGTGCCACTTTGTCTTCTGAGGAACAATGGAAACACGCCAAGAAGGGGGAGAGCATTCGTCCAAGCGACGAACAACTTCCGAGTATTGGTGGCGGGCTTGATCCATCCTTCGGTTCAAGTCACCACGAGTTCCGCAGAAGTCTAATGGGTGATGACCTGGGTGAGAGACGTTCTGGCTCTTCACTTACGGGATCTGAAGGAGGTATCGACGAGCTTCACTCCTCCGTGTCGACTGTTGAGGATACCATCAGGGAAGCTCCCATTGGGACGTCTGACGCAAGGGGCTATGCTGGTAAACATATGGAAG CCAAACCGCATAAAAAGTATGACCGCATCATCAACGGTAAAAAGAAGCGATTTGGTCTCTTGCCAACTGAGGAGAACTTCATCTTTAATGAGGATGGCTCTGTCACTCCGAAGCCCGGCTACTCCCTCGGGAAAAAAGGCTACGTCGGCGACATCTCCAAGCTCCCTGGAATGGACAGTGACGAACATTTTCAGATCGACGTCGATGATGATGAGCCAGACGAGCTAGATGAATATATCCCTGGTCACATATCACCGTCTTCTGAGGAACAATGGAAACGCGCCAAGAAGGGGGAGAGCATTCGTCCAAGCGACGAACAACTTCCGAGTATTGGTGGCGGGCTTGATCCATCCTTCGGTTCAAGTCACCGCGAGTTCCGCAGAAGTCTTAACATGGACGATCTGAGCGAGGGACGCGCTGGCTCTTCACGTACGGGATCTGAAGGGGTTATGGACGATCTAGACTCCACAATGTCGAATGTCGAGAATAACATCAGGGAAGCTCCCCTCGGGACGTCTGAAGCAAGGGGCAATGCTGGTAAACATATTGAAG CCAAACCGCATAAAAAGTATGATCGAATCATCAACGGTAAAAAGAAGCGATTTGGTCTCTTGCCAACTGAGGAGAACTTCATCTTTAACGAGGATGGCTCTGTCACTCCGAAGCCCGGCTACTCCCTCGGGGAAAAAGGCTACGTCGGCGATATCTCCAAGCTCCCTGGAATGGACAGTGACGAACATTTTCAGATCGACGTCGATGATGAAGAGCTTGAAGAGCTAGACGAACAACTATACGAGGGTATTCGTAGCTATACTGACCCTGGAGCGTATAGTGGCACCTCGCCTAAAATGTCTTCTGAGGAACAATGGAAACGCGCCAAGAAGGGGGAGAGCATTCGTCCAAGCGACGAACAACTTCCGAGTATTGGTGGCGGGCTTGATCCATCCTTCGGTTCAAGTCACCACGAGTTCCGCAGAAGTCTTAACATGGACGATCTGAGCGAGGGACGCGCTGGCTCTTCACGTACGGGATCTGAAGGGGTTATGGACGATCTAGACTCCACAATGTCGAATGTCGAGAATAACATCAAGGAAGCTCCCCTCGGGACGTCTGAGTCAACTG CGAGAGGAGGGAAAAAGTATGACCGCATCATCAACGGTAAAAAGAAGCGATTTGGTCTCTTGCCAACTGAGGAGAACTTCATCTTTAATGAGGATGGCTCTGTCACTCCAAAGCCCGGCTACTCCCTCGGGAAAAAAGGCTACGTCGGCGACATCTCCAAGCTCCCTGGAATGGACAGTGACGAACATTTTCAGATCGACGTCGATGATGATGAGCCAGACGAGCTAGATGAATATATCCCTGGTCACATATCACCGTCTTCTGATGAACAATGGAAACGCGCCAAGAAGGGGGAGAGCATTCGTCCAAGCGACGAACAACTTCCGAGTATTGGTGGCGGGCTTGATCCATCCTTCGGTTCAAGTCACCACGAGTTCCGCAGAAGTCTGTCCAGCGACAACCTAAGCGAGAGACGCGCTGGCTCTTCACGTACGGGATCTGAAGGAGTTATCGACGATCCTGACTCCACAATGTCGACCGTTGAGAATAACATCAAGGAAGCTCCCTCCGTGACGGCTCGTTCAACTG CGAGAGGAGGGAAAAATTATGATCGGATCATCAACGGTAAAAAGAAGCGATTTGGTCTCTTGCCAACTGAGGAGAACTTCATCTTTAATGAGGATGGCTCTGTCACTCCGAAGCCCGGCTACTCCCTCGGGAAAAAAGGCTACGTCGGCGACATCTCCAAGCTCCCTGGAATGGACAGTGACGAACATTTTCAGATCGACATCGATGATGATGAGCTAGACGAGTTAGAAGACCGGAGTGAGGGACGCGCTGGCTCTTCACGTACGGGATCTGAAGGGGTTATCAACGATCTAGAATCCACAATGTCGAATGTCGAGAATAACATCAGGGAAGCTCCCCTCGGGACGTCTGACGCAAGGAGCAATGCTGGTAAACATATGGAAGGTGAGATTATCTAA
- the LOC116610250 gene encoding uncharacterized protein LOC116610250 isoform X5 — translation MKPKLLIVCAVLAVLSGGVHSRALNGKFSQGVDASSISPSPAVQVPTPFGIDPTPTVKYPQATRTAEVPSQLDGNVIADKPTDRFQHGDNHVNPNDVDKSFHRRDVEELPDWIDDESSGEDFPSSDASILSENLATDEGYDSEYDEESSTHLPRMDMDQPDTVLPDYSSADDVDGSTAQDDDQSVEDDQFQEGDQFLDDVQPLDDDQSLEDEQFPEEDQSLNNDQFHEENQEDGTDDEGFDSGDEEDSLTSEEEEADEQPATSLPTIITELVNKYVYGGDNNVDEFSEEQATSFPTRITEMFSEYLNLGRKTDSSNAGKEDLGQEEETIPFPTRVANLVNKYLKSGVETEDRPTRVTEIMNSLYRGRNKPDSSNNDHKRAPATAFPTRVKELLNEYLYSGGNRGKSLDGENQGTVREEQATAFPTRVTELFNKYLYTGRDDSLDAGGEEQTTMFPTRVTEVVNKFFYPGESPTQATKGYAFPTIVTKLYNNVHKFFKGFSRDLSQVKNSEVNPKFRHRLQKRDLDISQGIPGEELHSATLSSEEQWKRAKKGESIRPSDEQLPSIGGGLDPSFGSSHREFRRSLNMDDLSEGRAGSSRTGSEGVMDDLDSTMSNVENNIREAPLGTSEARGNAGKHIEAKPHKKYDRIINGKKKRFGLLPTEENFIFNEDGSVTPKPGYSLGEKGYVGDISKLPGMDSDEHFQIDVDDEELEELDEQLYEGIRSYTDPGAYSGTSPKMSSEEQWKRAKKGESIRPSDEQLPSIGGGLDPSFGSSHHEFRRSLNMDDLSEGRAGSSRTGSEGVMDDLDSTMSNVENNIKEAPLGTSESTARGGKKYDRIINGKKKRFGLLPTEENFIFNEDGSVTPKPGYSLGKKGYVGDISKLPGMDSDEHFQIDVDDDEPDELDEYIPGHISPSSDEQWKRAKKGESIRPSDEQLPSIGGGLDPSFGSSHHEFRRSLSSDNLSERRAGSSRTGSEGVIDDPDSTMSTVENNIKEAPSVTARSTARGGKNYDRIINGKKKRFGLLPTEENFIFNEDGSVTPKPGYSLGKKGYVGDISKLPGMDSDEHFQIDIDDDELDELEDRSEGRAGSSRTGSEGVINDLESTMSNVENNIREAPLGTSDARSNAGKHMEGEII, via the exons GTGCCTACTCCATTTGGGATTGACCCTACACCAACTGTCAAGTACCCGCAGGCCACACGTACTGCGGAAGTCCCTTCTCAGTTGGATGGTAATGTGATAGCGGATAAGCCAACAGACAGATTCCAGCATGGTGATAACCATGTGAATCCCAATGATGTTGATAAGTCATTTCACAGGAGAGATGTTGAGGAATTGCCTGACTGGATCG ATGATGAGTCCAGTGGAGAAGACTTTCCATCTTCTGATGCTTCGATCCTGTCCGAAAATCTCGCAACAGATGAAGGTTATGACTCTGAATACGATGAAGAGTCTAGCACCCATCTTCCGCGTATGGACATGGACCAGCCAGATACTGTGCTTCCTGACTATTCCTCGGCTGATGACGTTGATGGTTCGACAGCCCAAGACGATGACCAGTCCGTGGAAGATGACCAGTTCCAGGAAGGTGATCAATTCCTAGATGATGTCCAACCCCTAGATGATGACCAATCCCTTGAAGATGAACAATTCCCGGAGGAAGACCAGTCACTCAACAATGATCAATTCCATGAGGAAAACCAGGAAGATGGGACGGACGATGAAGGCTTTGACTCAGGTGATGAAGAGGACAGCTTGACTTCTGAAGAAGAGGAAGCCGACGAGCAACCAGCAACATCATTGCCTACCATCATCACTGAACTTGTCAACAAGTACGTCTATGGCGGAGACAATAACGTCGATGAGTTCAGCGAGGAGCAAGCCACATCGTTTCCCACCAGAATCACGGAAATGTTCAGCGAGTACTTGAACCTGGGAAGAAAGACTGATTCCTCAAATGCCGGTAAAGAAGATCTTGGCCAAGAGGAAGAGACCATCCCATTCCCTACCAGAGTTGCTAACCTGGTCAATAAGTACTTGAAAAGTGGAGTCGAGACAGAGGATCGTCCAACCAGAGTTACGGAGATTATGAACAGTCTTTACCGCGGTCGCAATAAACCAGACTCCTCGAATAATGATCACAAGAGAGCACCAGCCACGGCTTTTCCTACCAGAGTGAAAGAACTTCTCAACGAGTACCTGTACAGTGGAGGGAATAGAGGCAAGTCGCTGGACGGTGAAAACCAGGGGACTGTGCGAGAAGAACAAGCAACGGCTTTCCCTACCAGGGTAACAGAGCTGTTCAACAAGTACCTCTACACAGGAAGAGATGATTCACTCGATGCTGGTGGCGAAGAACAGACCACCATGTTCCCAACCAGGGTAACTGAAGTGGTCAATAAGTTCTTCTATCCTGGAGAGTCACCCACCCAAGCAACGAAGGGCTACGCATTCCCCACAATCGTCACCAAGTTATACAACAACGTCCACAAGTTCTTTAAGGGGTTCTCGCGGGATCTATCACAAGTGAAGAATTCTGAAGTAAACCCTAAATTCAGGCACCGCCTTCAGAAACGTGATCTGGACATATCTCAAGGTATTCCTGGAGAGGAACTTCACAGTGCCACTTTGTCTTCTGAG GAACAATGGAAACGCGCCAAGAAGGGGGAGAGCATTCGTCCAAGCGACGAACAACTTCCGAGTATTGGTGGCGGGCTTGATCCATCCTTCGGTTCAAGTCACCGCGAGTTCCGCAGAAGTCTTAACATGGACGATCTGAGCGAGGGACGCGCTGGCTCTTCACGTACGGGATCTGAAGGGGTTATGGACGATCTAGACTCCACAATGTCGAATGTCGAGAATAACATCAGGGAAGCTCCCCTCGGGACGTCTGAAGCAAGGGGCAATGCTGGTAAACATATTGAAG CCAAACCGCATAAAAAGTATGATCGAATCATCAACGGTAAAAAGAAGCGATTTGGTCTCTTGCCAACTGAGGAGAACTTCATCTTTAACGAGGATGGCTCTGTCACTCCGAAGCCCGGCTACTCCCTCGGGGAAAAAGGCTACGTCGGCGATATCTCCAAGCTCCCTGGAATGGACAGTGACGAACATTTTCAGATCGACGTCGATGATGAAGAGCTTGAAGAGCTAGACGAACAACTATACGAGGGTATTCGTAGCTATACTGACCCTGGAGCGTATAGTGGCACCTCGCCTAAAATGTCTTCTGAGGAACAATGGAAACGCGCCAAGAAGGGGGAGAGCATTCGTCCAAGCGACGAACAACTTCCGAGTATTGGTGGCGGGCTTGATCCATCCTTCGGTTCAAGTCACCACGAGTTCCGCAGAAGTCTTAACATGGACGATCTGAGCGAGGGACGCGCTGGCTCTTCACGTACGGGATCTGAAGGGGTTATGGACGATCTAGACTCCACAATGTCGAATGTCGAGAATAACATCAAGGAAGCTCCCCTCGGGACGTCTGAGTCAACTG CGAGAGGAGGGAAAAAGTATGACCGCATCATCAACGGTAAAAAGAAGCGATTTGGTCTCTTGCCAACTGAGGAGAACTTCATCTTTAATGAGGATGGCTCTGTCACTCCAAAGCCCGGCTACTCCCTCGGGAAAAAAGGCTACGTCGGCGACATCTCCAAGCTCCCTGGAATGGACAGTGACGAACATTTTCAGATCGACGTCGATGATGATGAGCCAGACGAGCTAGATGAATATATCCCTGGTCACATATCACCGTCTTCTGATGAACAATGGAAACGCGCCAAGAAGGGGGAGAGCATTCGTCCAAGCGACGAACAACTTCCGAGTATTGGTGGCGGGCTTGATCCATCCTTCGGTTCAAGTCACCACGAGTTCCGCAGAAGTCTGTCCAGCGACAACCTAAGCGAGAGACGCGCTGGCTCTTCACGTACGGGATCTGAAGGAGTTATCGACGATCCTGACTCCACAATGTCGACCGTTGAGAATAACATCAAGGAAGCTCCCTCCGTGACGGCTCGTTCAACTG CGAGAGGAGGGAAAAATTATGATCGGATCATCAACGGTAAAAAGAAGCGATTTGGTCTCTTGCCAACTGAGGAGAACTTCATCTTTAATGAGGATGGCTCTGTCACTCCGAAGCCCGGCTACTCCCTCGGGAAAAAAGGCTACGTCGGCGACATCTCCAAGCTCCCTGGAATGGACAGTGACGAACATTTTCAGATCGACATCGATGATGATGAGCTAGACGAGTTAGAAGACCGGAGTGAGGGACGCGCTGGCTCTTCACGTACGGGATCTGAAGGGGTTATCAACGATCTAGAATCCACAATGTCGAATGTCGAGAATAACATCAGGGAAGCTCCCCTCGGGACGTCTGACGCAAGGAGCAATGCTGGTAAACATATGGAAGGTGAGATTATCTAA